One Borreliella chilensis DNA window includes the following coding sequences:
- a CDS encoding rod shape-determining protein RodA: protein MAVFRKNYDYLALISLLIVSFVGILLIYSSDYNVSGSLTKNEYIKQTFWVIIGFFLIFVVGKYDLKFVYSMIYPLYFLLILALIFTSIFGMTVNGARSWIGIWKFGGQPSEFGKIIVILTLSKFYAEKKGYNEFFTFIFAFLLIFPSVILILLQPDFGTAIVYLTIFIFISFFAGIDLHYVLSFALIGFFSFVFAILPVWYEYKVSMGNVFYLIFSNPFYFRLTIGVLILILLISALGFFIAKYGLNIKIIYFYVFFVSSILLVSMLFSKVLSKLMKTYQIKRFLVFLDPAIDAKGAGWNLNQVKIAIGSGGLLGKGFLKGPYTHANYVPSQSTDFIFSILAEEFGFLGVSTILILFFFIFFKFLIIMNKSQDRYMALVISGILGLLFFHTSFNVGMSLGVLPITGIPFPFLSYGGSSTITFFLAMSFYFNIESIVAMD from the coding sequence ATGGCGGTTTTTAGAAAAAATTATGATTATTTAGCTTTAATAAGCTTACTTATAGTTTCTTTTGTTGGGATATTATTGATTTATTCAAGTGATTATAATGTTAGCGGATCTTTAACTAAGAATGAATATATAAAGCAAACTTTTTGGGTAATTATTGGATTTTTTTTAATTTTTGTAGTGGGTAAGTATGATTTAAAATTTGTTTACAGCATGATTTATCCTTTATATTTTTTATTAATATTGGCTTTAATTTTTACTTCAATTTTTGGAATGACCGTAAATGGAGCAAGGTCTTGGATTGGTATATGGAAATTTGGAGGACAGCCTTCTGAATTTGGTAAGATTATTGTCATTTTAACCCTTTCAAAATTTTATGCTGAAAAAAAAGGTTATAATGAATTTTTCACCTTTATCTTTGCATTTCTTTTAATTTTTCCATCAGTAATTCTTATATTATTGCAACCTGATTTTGGTACAGCGATAGTATATTTAACCATTTTTATATTTATTTCTTTTTTTGCAGGAATAGATTTACATTATGTTTTATCATTTGCTTTAATAGGATTTTTTTCGTTTGTTTTTGCAATTTTGCCAGTTTGGTATGAATATAAGGTAAGTATGGGCAATGTATTTTATCTTATTTTTTCAAATCCTTTTTATTTTAGGCTAACAATAGGGGTATTGATTTTAATACTTTTGATTTCTGCTTTAGGATTTTTTATTGCTAAATATGGATTGAATATTAAAATAATTTATTTTTATGTATTTTTTGTAAGTTCTATTTTATTAGTTTCAATGTTGTTTTCAAAAGTCCTTTCAAAGTTAATGAAGACTTATCAGATTAAACGGTTTTTGGTATTCTTAGATCCAGCTATTGATGCTAAGGGTGCTGGTTGGAATTTGAATCAGGTTAAGATAGCAATTGGTTCTGGAGGGCTTTTGGGTAAAGGATTTTTAAAAGGGCCTTATACCCATGCTAATTATGTGCCATCTCAGAGTACAGATTTTATTTTCTCTATTCTTGCTGAAGAGTTTGGGTTTTTAGGTGTTAGTACGATTTTAATATTGTTTTTTTTTATTTTTTTTAAGTTTTTGATAATAATGAATAAAAGTCAAGATAGATATATGGCTTTAGTGATATCTGGAATTTTGGGACTTTTATTTTTTCATACTTCTTTTAACGTTGGAATGTCTTTGGGAGTTCTTCCTATTACTGGGATTCCTTTTCCCTTTCTCTCTTATGGAGGTTCTTCAACTATTACATTTTTTTTAGCAATGTCTTTTTATTTTAATATTGAATCAATAGTTGCTATGGATTGA
- a CDS encoding threonyl-tRNA synthetase, whose product MGKDLDKEDILYKKRHSIAHVMAEAVRDLFPNTKIAIGPPIKDGFYYDFEFKKQITEESLLDIENRMREILKTGSSFEKEVINLEQALEIFKDEPYKIDLIKNFDLQNEISIYKSHNFVDLCRGPHVDNMNKINPKAFKLTSIAGAYWRGNEKNTMLTRIYGTLWNNEKELKSYLNLREEIKKRDHRKLGRELDLFSIHEEIGPGLVFFHPNGAKIRALIEDFWREEHSKNGYDILFTPHVGKSWLWQTSGHLDFYKDSMFEKIEMDKSDYYLKPMNCPFHIAIYNTGKHSYRDLPFRWAELGTVYRYEKIGALHGMMRARGFTQDDAHIICTHSQVVDEIKEVLRFAVYMWNKFGFNSLKAYLSTKPNKSVGNKADWEMSLKVLEETLNDFEVPYEIDEGGGAFYGPKIDLKIVDSLEREWQMSTIQFDFNLPERFDMTYTAEDGKEKRPFMIHRALLGSIERFFGILVEHYGGAFPLWLSPVQVVIIPVNNIVEVYAIKVLNKFKNEGVRIKFDNSSSRMNAKIREYQAKKIPYMFIIGEREVAEEKISIRTRTNEQMNRIDLNKALEFILLKIKDKEI is encoded by the coding sequence GTGGGCAAAGATTTAGATAAAGAAGATATTCTTTACAAAAAAAGACATTCTATAGCTCATGTTATGGCAGAAGCTGTGCGTGATTTGTTTCCAAATACTAAGATTGCAATAGGTCCCCCTATTAAAGATGGTTTTTATTATGATTTTGAATTTAAAAAGCAAATTACAGAAGAATCTCTTTTAGATATAGAAAATAGAATGAGGGAGATTCTAAAAACAGGTAGTTCTTTTGAGAAAGAGGTAATAAATTTAGAACAGGCTCTTGAGATTTTTAAAGATGAGCCTTATAAGATTGATTTGATTAAGAATTTTGATTTACAAAATGAAATTTCTATTTATAAGAGCCATAATTTTGTTGATCTTTGCAGGGGGCCTCATGTTGATAATATGAATAAAATTAATCCAAAGGCATTTAAGCTTACTAGTATTGCTGGAGCTTATTGGCGAGGTAATGAAAAAAATACAATGCTTACGAGAATTTATGGGACTTTGTGGAATAATGAGAAAGAGTTGAAATCTTATCTTAATTTGAGAGAGGAAATAAAAAAAAGAGATCATAGAAAGCTTGGAAGAGAGCTTGATTTATTTTCTATTCATGAAGAGATTGGGCCAGGTCTTGTATTTTTTCATCCTAATGGGGCTAAAATAAGAGCTTTAATAGAGGATTTTTGGAGGGAAGAGCATTCTAAAAATGGGTATGATATTCTTTTTACTCCTCATGTTGGCAAGTCTTGGCTTTGGCAAACTTCTGGTCATTTAGATTTTTATAAGGACAGCATGTTTGAAAAAATAGAAATGGATAAAAGTGATTATTATCTTAAACCCATGAATTGTCCTTTTCATATTGCTATTTACAATACAGGTAAGCATTCTTATAGAGATTTGCCATTTAGATGGGCTGAGCTTGGTACTGTATATCGTTATGAAAAAATAGGTGCTTTGCATGGTATGATGAGAGCCAGAGGATTCACTCAGGATGATGCTCATATTATATGTACTCATTCTCAAGTTGTAGACGAGATTAAAGAAGTTCTTAGGTTTGCTGTTTATATGTGGAATAAATTTGGCTTTAACAGTTTAAAAGCTTATCTTTCTACAAAGCCGAATAAGTCTGTTGGAAATAAGGCTGATTGGGAAATGTCTTTAAAAGTTCTTGAAGAGACTTTAAATGATTTTGAAGTTCCTTATGAAATTGATGAAGGGGGAGGTGCTTTTTATGGGCCTAAAATTGATCTTAAAATAGTTGACTCTCTTGAGAGAGAGTGGCAGATGAGCACAATTCAATTTGATTTTAATCTTCCTGAGAGATTTGATATGACTTATACGGCTGAGGATGGTAAAGAAAAAAGACCATTTATGATTCATCGAGCTCTTTTGGGATCTATTGAAAGATTTTTTGGAATTCTTGTAGAACATTATGGAGGAGCATTTCCTTTATGGTTATCTCCTGTTCAAGTAGTAATTATTCCTGTTAACAATATTGTAGAAGTTTATGCTATTAAGGTTTTAAATAAATTCAAAAATGAGGGGGTTAGAATAAAGTTTGACAACAGCTCTTCAAGAATGAATGCTAAAATTAGAGAATATCAGGCTAAAAAAATTCCTTATATGTTTATAATTGGAGAAAGAGAAGTAGCAGAAGAGAAAATATCTATTAGGACAAGAACAAATGAGCAAATGAATAGAATTGATCTTAACAAAGCTCTTGAATTTATTTTATTAAAAATAAAAGATAAGGAGATTTAA
- a CDS encoding CDP-diacylglycerol--glycerol-3-phosphate 3-phosphatidyltransferase — MNNLIKVITPNKITLARIILSFIILILFFLESIFFPYLFFVIIWFLIIFNEFTDFIDGYLARKYGLVSNVGKILDPYADVLQHLTYFVFFYSKGITPYYFFVIFIYREISIGFVRNLIIQFNVVQQANFLGKLKSILYAVCTFASLLFYTLNQLNFTKPFQNFISYILNFEFKFLLIVQTVYICAAFFAVLSFLDYVLIFFNIKKYENK; from the coding sequence TTGAACAATTTAATCAAAGTTATTACTCCTAATAAAATAACATTAGCTAGGATTATACTTTCATTTATCATATTAATCTTATTTTTTTTGGAAAGTATATTTTTTCCTTATTTGTTTTTTGTAATTATTTGGTTTTTAATCATTTTTAACGAGTTCACGGATTTTATTGATGGGTATCTTGCAAGAAAATATGGTCTTGTTAGTAATGTGGGTAAAATTTTAGATCCTTATGCAGATGTTTTGCAGCATTTAACATATTTTGTTTTTTTCTATTCCAAAGGTATTACCCCTTATTATTTTTTTGTAATATTTATTTATCGTGAGATTTCTATTGGTTTTGTTAGAAATTTAATTATTCAGTTTAATGTAGTTCAGCAAGCCAATTTTTTAGGAAAATTAAAGTCAATTCTTTATGCTGTTTGTACTTTTGCAAGTCTTTTGTTTTATACTTTAAATCAACTCAACTTTACTAAACCGTTTCAAAATTTTATTAGTTATATTTTAAATTTTGAATTTAAATTTTTGCTAATTGTTCAAACTGTGTATATTTGTGCTGCTTTTTTTGCGGTTTTATCATTTTTAGATTATGTGTTAATATTTTTTAATATTAAAAAATATGAAAATAAATAA
- a CDS encoding adenylyl cyclase, with protein sequence MLEIESKASIPPKELKKIIKLANKKFKFIKEEIKSDIYYSNSKKIIRIRKLNTLEKIVTFKKKILTNNNTIEINKEIEFKIDNIKNFLTLMKEFGFKTLYKKIKKSLIYQNNNLNIEINEIKNLGFFLEIEKIINDQNDIDLAKNEINNIINQFGLKQNLETRPYFELLSLANQSKK encoded by the coding sequence ATGTTAGAAATAGAATCAAAAGCATCTATTCCTCCAAAGGAGTTAAAAAAAATTATTAAATTGGCAAATAAAAAATTTAAATTTATTAAAGAAGAGATCAAATCTGACATTTATTATTCAAATTCAAAAAAAATTATAAGAATAAGAAAACTAAATACGCTAGAAAAAATTGTCACATTTAAAAAAAAAATATTAACCAACAACAATACTATAGAAATTAATAAAGAAATAGAATTCAAAATAGACAATATTAAAAATTTTCTAACCCTTATGAAAGAATTTGGATTTAAAACACTATACAAAAAAATAAAAAAAAGCTTAATTTACCAAAATAATAATTTAAATATAGAGATAAACGAAATAAAAAACCTTGGTTTTTTTTTAGAAATAGAAAAAATAATTAACGATCAAAATGACATAGATTTAGCAAAAAATGAAATTAACAACATAATCAATCAATTCGGATTAAAGCAAAACCTTGAAACTAGACCTTATTTTGAATTACTTTCATTGGCAAATCAAAGTAAAAAATAA
- a CDS encoding potassium transporter: protein MLKFEFSDKFLLFSYFVLIMLVGSLLLMMPISWKGDGKLSYIDALFTAVSAVSITGLITVEIENFSTFGFILIMLLIQLGGLGFISITTFYLLIPKKKMNLTDARIIKQYSLSNIEYNPIRILKSILFITFSIEMIGLILILICFKLRGVNISFLEALFTTISAFCNAGFSMHSESIYAWRDVPEAIVVVSVLIICGGLGFMVYRDVKNTIKNKRKLSLHAKIVFSLSFFLIIIGAILFFFTEMHKLKDGYSIGTLIFNSIFYSISTRTAGFNYLDNSLISGRTQIVSLPFMFIGGAPGSTAGGIKITTFFLIVLAVVKNQNGNGYIIGSYKVSIDSIRFALLFFARAIFILSFSFFMLLFFEGGSGNWKVVDLGYEVFSAFGTVGLSVGVTQDLSFWGKVIIIFTMFAGRIGLFSMAVFVSRKSRFEEFTRPRQDILVG from the coding sequence ATGTTGAAATTTGAATTTAGCGATAAGTTTTTACTTTTTAGTTATTTTGTTTTGATTATGCTTGTAGGCTCTCTTTTGTTGATGATGCCTATTTCTTGGAAAGGCGATGGCAAATTATCATATATTGACGCTCTTTTTACGGCTGTTTCTGCTGTAAGCATTACAGGCCTTATAACGGTTGAAATAGAAAATTTTTCTACTTTTGGATTTATTTTAATAATGTTACTAATCCAGCTTGGGGGGCTTGGATTTATAAGTATTACTACCTTTTATTTGCTTATTCCCAAAAAGAAAATGAATTTAACAGATGCAAGAATAATAAAGCAGTATTCTCTTTCAAATATAGAATATAATCCTATTAGAATTTTAAAAAGCATATTGTTTATAACTTTTTCAATTGAAATGATAGGTTTAATATTAATACTTATTTGTTTTAAACTTAGAGGAGTTAACATTTCATTTTTAGAGGCTTTATTTACTACAATTTCTGCTTTTTGCAATGCAGGTTTTTCGATGCACTCTGAGAGTATTTATGCATGGCGAGATGTTCCTGAAGCCATAGTAGTGGTTTCTGTTTTGATAATTTGTGGTGGACTTGGGTTTATGGTCTATAGGGATGTAAAGAATACTATTAAGAATAAGAGAAAATTATCGCTTCATGCTAAAATAGTTTTTTCTTTAAGCTTTTTTTTAATTATAATTGGTGCAATTTTATTCTTTTTTACAGAGATGCATAAATTAAAAGATGGATATTCAATAGGTACTCTAATATTTAATTCAATTTTTTATTCGATTAGTACTAGAACGGCCGGTTTTAATTATCTTGATAATTCTTTGATAAGTGGACGAACTCAAATAGTTTCTTTGCCATTTATGTTTATTGGAGGAGCGCCTGGATCAACTGCAGGAGGAATTAAGATTACAACATTTTTTTTAATTGTATTAGCTGTTGTAAAAAATCAAAATGGCAATGGGTATATTATTGGTTCTTACAAGGTTTCAATAGATAGCATAAGATTTGCACTTTTATTTTTTGCAAGAGCTATTTTTATTTTAAGTTTTTCTTTTTTTATGCTTCTTTTTTTTGAGGGTGGGTCTGGTAATTGGAAAGTTGTTGATTTGGGTTATGAGGTATTTTCTGCTTTTGGAACAGTTGGTCTTTCAGTTGGAGTAACTCAGGATTTGTCATTTTGGGGTAAAGTCATTATAATTTTCACTATGTTTGCAGGACGAATAGGGCTTTTTTCTATGGCTGTTTTTGTTTCAAGAAAGTCACGTTTTGAAGAATTTACAAGGCCAAGACAAGATATTTTAGTTGGTTGA
- a CDS encoding lectin has protein sequence MKTFVIIGLSNLGIHLLEDLSRLDCQIIIIDTSKELIEEYDVISTESFVVEQFTKNALKRIIPVDTDAVVIDFDDDLGKSALVTHYCNLLGLKEIYVKTENRDDAEILKTLGATKIIFPSKDAARRLTPLLVSPNLSTYNIIGYDIIVAETVIPKEYVGKTLFEADLRRKCGITVIAVRNLSNSRYEFVDGDYFFLKDDKIIICGKPDSIENFTNNKDLIKDLISVSKEDENLNKDVEKKSRFVRFFNFMKIFQKDSKDN, from the coding sequence ATGAAAACATTTGTTATTATTGGACTTAGCAATTTAGGAATTCACTTACTTGAGGACTTGAGCAGACTTGATTGTCAGATTATTATTATAGATACATCTAAGGAGCTTATTGAAGAATATGATGTAATATCTACGGAAAGCTTTGTTGTTGAGCAATTCACTAAAAATGCTTTAAAAAGAATAATTCCTGTAGATACAGATGCTGTTGTGATTGACTTTGATGATGATCTTGGCAAAAGTGCTCTTGTTACTCACTATTGCAATCTTTTAGGTTTGAAAGAAATATATGTTAAGACAGAAAATAGGGATGATGCTGAAATATTAAAAACCCTTGGAGCAACAAAAATAATATTTCCAAGCAAAGATGCTGCAAGAAGATTAACTCCATTATTAGTATCTCCTAATCTTTCAACTTATAATATTATTGGGTATGATATTATTGTTGCTGAAACTGTTATTCCTAAAGAATATGTTGGAAAAACTCTTTTTGAAGCTGATCTTAGAAGGAAATGTGGGATTACAGTTATTGCTGTTAGAAATTTGAGTAATTCTAGATATGAATTTGTTGATGGCGATTACTTTTTTTTAAAAGATGATAAAATTATAATTTGTGGGAAGCCAGATAGTATTGAAAATTTTACAAATAATAAAGATTTAATTAAAGATTTAATTTCAGTTTCTAAAGAGGATGAAAATTTAAATAAAGATGTTGAAAAAAAATCTAGATTTGTAAGGTTTTTTAATTTTATGAAAATTTTTCAAAAAGATAGTAAGGATAATTAG
- a CDS encoding ATP-binding protein, with amino-acid sequence MIKIIPVASGKGGVGKTSFVANVGYKLSSMGKTVILVDLDLGGSNLHTCLGVKNKGMGIGSFINKKSKSFSDLVCKTPYDKLYIIPGDSLYTGTANLPFSVKKKIIESIQKDLVADFIFLDLGSGTSYNTIDFYLASYSGVIVTVPETPSILNAYSFLKNALYRLLYLSFPQKSPERDYIGNFFKDKIEGTNLGFKDLIVGIELISLSSSLKVKKMMNNFYPRVVLNRIETSEEIAMCENLINVVKNNINIPIEFIGFVPFAKSFREAINNRVPFIDFEKNSKLNKYFEFIAGNLIKSPVEGSPYIYDDIYDMIKDQSQFIRK; translated from the coding sequence ATGATTAAAATTATTCCTGTAGCAAGTGGCAAAGGTGGTGTTGGAAAAACATCTTTTGTTGCAAATGTTGGTTACAAGCTTTCTAGTATGGGTAAAACTGTAATACTTGTTGATCTTGATCTTGGGGGATCTAATCTGCATACATGTTTAGGTGTTAAAAACAAGGGGATGGGTATTGGTTCTTTTATTAATAAAAAGAGTAAAAGTTTTTCAGATTTAGTATGCAAAACGCCTTATGATAAGCTTTACATTATTCCAGGTGATTCTCTTTATACAGGAACAGCTAATCTTCCTTTTTCTGTTAAGAAAAAGATTATAGAATCTATTCAAAAAGATCTTGTTGCTGATTTTATTTTTTTAGATTTAGGGTCTGGAACTTCTTATAATACAATAGATTTTTATTTAGCTTCTTATAGTGGTGTAATTGTTACTGTTCCAGAAACTCCTTCAATACTTAATGCCTATTCTTTTTTAAAAAATGCTCTTTATCGTCTCTTATATTTAAGTTTTCCGCAAAAAAGTCCTGAGCGTGATTATATTGGTAATTTTTTTAAAGATAAGATTGAGGGGACAAATCTTGGATTTAAAGACTTGATTGTTGGCATTGAGCTTATTTCTTTAAGCTCTTCTTTAAAAGTTAAGAAAATGATGAATAATTTTTATCCTAGAGTGGTGTTAAATAGAATAGAAACTAGTGAAGAGATTGCTATGTGTGAAAATTTGATTAATGTTGTTAAGAATAATATTAATATACCAATAGAGTTTATAGGTTTTGTGCCTTTTGCAAAAAGTTTTAGAGAGGCTATTAATAATAGAGTACCATTTATTGATTTTGAGAAAAATTCAAAGTTGAATAAATATTTTGAATTTATAGCTGGTAATCTAATTAAATCTCCTGTTGAAGGGTCTCCTTATATTTACGATGACATATACGATATGATTAAAGATCAAAGTCAGTTTATTAGAAAGTAA
- a CDS encoding diphosphate--fructose-6-phosphate 1-phosphotransferase (catalyzes the formation of fructose 1,6-bisphosphate from fructose 6-phosphate and diphosphate) → MYRIKNKNLDFKIDNLGECKQNNPLIDFYASEGFLHFVNEKNKIKFSVYRDEDKGDKYEDVLLEKAGPREKIYFVPRHVKAAITTCGGLCPGFNDVIRSIVRTLWKIYGVRNIYGVKFGYQGLLPESNSPFINLNPDVVDDINKFGGTILGSSRGGIKPVEIVDTLERMNINMIFNIGGDGTQKGSLLIAEEIEKRNLKIAVVGIPKTVDNDFMFVQKSFGFETAVEQAVAAVAGAHFEANSAYNGIGLVKVMGRDSGFIAAHTALSSNDVNFCLIPELDFDIEGPNGFLVHLERRLLEKESLEEIPHAVILIAEGAGQKYFDHFPRKKDDSGNLLYEDIGLYIKDKITEYFKSKNIQFTLKYIDPSYIIRSSPANASDALYCARLGSNAVHAAMSGKTKMLISLWSTKFVHIPIKMAVMDRNKVNPNGSFWRDVLSSTGQPINMKN, encoded by the coding sequence GTGTATAGAATTAAAAATAAAAATTTAGATTTTAAAATAGATAATTTAGGAGAATGCAAGCAAAATAATCCTTTAATTGATTTTTATGCTAGCGAGGGTTTTTTACATTTTGTTAATGAAAAAAATAAAATTAAATTTAGTGTTTATAGGGATGAGGATAAGGGAGATAAATACGAGGATGTTCTTTTAGAGAAAGCTGGGCCTAGAGAAAAAATTTATTTTGTTCCCAGGCATGTTAAAGCTGCTATTACTACTTGTGGTGGGCTTTGCCCTGGTTTTAACGATGTTATTCGCTCTATTGTGCGAACTTTATGGAAAATTTATGGGGTTCGCAATATTTATGGAGTAAAATTTGGATATCAAGGTCTTCTTCCTGAATCAAATTCGCCTTTTATTAATCTTAATCCGGATGTTGTTGATGATATTAATAAATTTGGGGGTACTATTCTTGGCTCTTCAAGGGGCGGCATTAAACCTGTGGAAATAGTTGATACTTTGGAAAGAATGAACATTAATATGATTTTTAACATTGGTGGAGATGGTACTCAAAAGGGATCTCTTCTTATTGCTGAGGAGATAGAAAAAAGAAATTTAAAAATAGCAGTTGTGGGCATTCCTAAAACTGTAGACAATGATTTTATGTTTGTCCAAAAATCTTTTGGATTTGAAACCGCTGTAGAACAAGCAGTTGCAGCTGTTGCTGGTGCTCATTTTGAAGCTAATAGTGCTTATAATGGCATTGGGCTTGTTAAAGTTATGGGGCGAGATTCTGGTTTTATTGCAGCTCACACTGCGCTTTCTTCGAATGATGTTAATTTTTGTTTAATTCCAGAACTTGATTTTGACATAGAAGGTCCTAATGGGTTTCTTGTTCATCTTGAACGACGACTTTTGGAGAAAGAAAGTTTAGAAGAAATTCCTCATGCAGTAATACTGATAGCAGAAGGGGCAGGGCAGAAGTATTTTGATCATTTTCCTCGCAAGAAAGATGACTCTGGGAATTTGCTTTATGAGGATATTGGGCTTTATATTAAAGATAAAATTACTGAATATTTTAAATCAAAAAATATACAATTTACTCTTAAATACATCGATCCCAGCTATATTATTAGGAGTTCGCCTGCTAATGCTAGTGATGCGCTTTATTGTGCTAGGCTTGGGTCAAATGCTGTGCATGCTGCAATGTCTGGTAAGACAAAGATGCTAATTAGTTTGTGGAGTACAAAATTTGTGCATATACCGATTAAGATGGCAGTAATGGACAGGAATAAGGTTAATCCAAATGGTTCTTTTTGGAGGGATGTTCTTTCAAGTACGGGGCAACCAATTAACATGAAGAATTAA
- a CDS encoding CoA-disulfide reductase (CoADR; specific for coenzyme A disulfide; requires NADH; involved in protecting cells against reactive oxygen species by recycling coenzyme A disulfide which can reduce hydrogen peroxide), protein MKIIIIGGTSAGTSAAAKAKRLNKNLDITIYEKTSIVSFGACGLPYFIGGFFENPNTMISRTQEEFEKAGISVKTNHEVIKIDAKNNTIKIKNLKTGNIFNNTYDKLMIATGAKPIIPPINNINIKNFYTLRNLEDGQKIKNLMDKEEIKNVVIIGAGYIGIEMIEAAKNKRKNVRLIQLDKHILIDSFDEEISKIMEEELIKKGIDLHTNEFVKSLIGEKKVEGIVTNKNTYQADVVILATGIKPVTKFLENQLKTATNGAIIINEYGESSIKNIFSAGDCATIYNIVSKKNEYIPLATTANKLGRIVGENLAGNRVPFKGTLGSASIKILSLEAARTGLTEKDAKKLQIKYKAIFVKDKNHTNYYPGQEDLYIKLIYEEDTKTILGAQAIGKNGAVIRTHALSIAIYSKLTTNELGMMDFSYSPPFSRTWDILNIVGNAAK, encoded by the coding sequence ATGAAAATAATAATTATTGGGGGCACATCAGCGGGAACCAGTGCCGCAGCTAAAGCAAAGCGCTTAAACAAAAATTTAGATATTACTATTTATGAAAAAACAAGTATTGTATCCTTTGGGGCTTGTGGTTTGCCTTACTTTATAGGGGGGTTTTTTGAAAATCCAAATACAATGATTTCAAGAACACAAGAAGAATTCGAAAAAGCTGGAATCTCTGTTAAAACAAACCACGAAGTTATCAAGATAGATGCAAAAAACAATACAATTAAAATAAAAAATCTAAAAACAGGAAACATTTTTAACAATACTTACGATAAGCTAATGATAGCAACCGGTGCAAAACCTATTATCCCGCCAATCAATAACATCAATATAAAAAATTTTTATACACTAAGAAATTTAGAAGATGGTCAAAAAATAAAAAATTTAATGGATAAAGAAGAGATTAAAAATGTAGTAATAATTGGTGCTGGATATATTGGAATTGAGATGATAGAGGCAGCAAAAAATAAAAGAAAAAATGTAAGATTAATTCAACTAGACAAACATATACTAATAGATTCCTTTGACGAAGAAATATCCAAAATAATGGAAGAAGAACTAATAAAAAAAGGAATTGATCTTCATACAAATGAGTTTGTAAAAAGTTTAATAGGAGAAAAAAAGGTAGAAGGAATAGTAACAAATAAAAACACTTATCAAGCTGATGTTGTTATACTCGCAACTGGGATAAAACCTGTTACTAAATTTTTAGAAAATCAACTTAAAACTGCTACAAATGGAGCAATAATTATAAATGAGTACGGAGAATCTAGCATAAAAAATATTTTTTCTGCAGGAGATTGTGCAACTATATATAATATAGTAAGCAAAAAAAATGAATACATACCTCTAGCAACAACAGCCAACAAGCTTGGAAGAATAGTAGGCGAAAATTTAGCTGGAAATCGTGTCCCATTTAAAGGTACATTGGGTTCAGCTTCAATTAAGATACTGTCTTTAGAAGCTGCAAGAACAGGGCTTACAGAAAAAGATGCAAAAAAGCTTCAAATAAAATATAAAGCTATTTTTGTAAAAGACAAAAATCATACAAATTATTATCCGGGCCAAGAAGACCTTTACATTAAATTAATTTATGAGGAAGATACTAAGACAATACTTGGAGCACAAGCAATAGGAAAAAATGGAGCTGTAATAAGAACCCATGCTTTATCGATTGCCATCTATTCAAAGCTTACAACAAATGAATTAGGAATGATGGATTTCTCATATTCTCCACCATTTTCAAGAACCTGGGACATATTAAACATTGTTGGGAATGCTGCCAAATAA